ACCGAGGCGGAGCGTACGGGTCAGGCGGCTGCGCGAGGCGTGGCGCAGGGTCGCGGCGGCGTGCGAGCGATCGCCGGAGCGGCGGTAGAGCCGGCCGAGGCTTCGGGTCGTCTCCCCGGCGCGCACGTGGACCGGAAGCGGCTCGACCGCCAGCGGACCCAGCCGTCGGCCGCGGGCGAGCGCGAGAGCGATCACGGTGAGCACCACGATCCACAGGCCGGGGCGGATCCAGTCCGGCAGCAGCGACGCGGGGGAGCTGCCCTCGCCCGGAGCGACGTCGTCGAGCGAGGGGACGTACCAGACCAGGTGGTCGGCGCCGCCGAGCAGCCGCAGCGCGACCGTGGCGTTGTCGGCGCGCAGGATCTGCTCGTTGGTCAGCACCTGCGGCGCGCCCCATACGGTGAGGTCGTCGGCCGGTGCGAGCACCGCGCCGTCCTGGTGGGGGAAGCACGAGCCGCCGTCGTAGGCAGCGATCTCGTCTGCCTGGATGCTCAGCCCTTTCCAACGGCGGTCGTCGCAGTCGGCCTCGACCGAGTCAGAGGTCTGAGCGACCTGGTAGGGGATGTCGAGCATCGCCGAAACGTAGGGCTCGGGGGCCGCCAGGATGAGGTCGTCCACGCCGCCCGCGCGCTCGCGGAGCCGATCGGCGGTGCGCTCGCCGAGGGCATTGGTGCCGGTCACGAAGACGGTCGTCTCCGCCCCGATGCGGGTGTCGTCGAGGGCCTTCGCGGACCGGACGATCTCGACGTCGACACCGTGCTCCTCGAGCACCTCGACGAGCGCCCGGGTTCCGTCGGGGTCAGGGCTCTCGGGGTCGAGCGGGGCATAGGAGTCACCACCCTTCGGGGTCGCGACGTACGCCAGCACGACCGCGACCACGAACGCCAGCGCGACGATCAGCAGCGGGCGGTGCCGCCGGAACCGGCCCTGTTCGGCGGTGGTCGGGCCACTCACCTCGGCGTCGGCCGCGGCACTCATCGCGCCACCGCCAGCTCCTGCTCGAGAGCGAGCACGCCCTCGGCCTGTTCCCGGGTCGCCGGATGGTCGCCGTAGAGCACCTCGTCGAACAGCTCCGCGGCGCGTACGGCCCGACCGTCCACAGCAGCGACCTCACGCTCCAGGCTCGCCGCCACCTCGGCAGCGGTCAGCCCGGGGTCGTCGGCCAGCCGGCCACGCTCGACCTGTCGCCTGGCGAGCGCGCGGAAGCCTTCGACGACCGCGGTGCCATGATCGCCCGCACCGTACGCCGCCTCGGCCCGCTGCCGGAGCGCAGCAGCAGAGAGCGACTCGTCGGTGAGCACGTCGCCGTTGCGGTCGCGGGCGGCTCGGGGGCTGCGCCGGGCGCGGGAGACGAGCAGCCCGATCCCGACCAGGAGCAGCGCGAAGACGACCATCGCGGCGACCGTCTGGGCCCACGGCATGTCGCCCGCAGACGGGAGCCCGCCGGACAGGGTGCGCTCGATCCAGCGCATGATCCGCTGGACGAGGTCGAGGTCGTGATACTCGGGGTCGGCCAGCTCGCGCCGCAGCCAGGAGCGGCCCTCCTCGGGCGTGGGCGTCAGCGGGGGAGTGGGTTGCGCGAGGATCATCTGCTCAACAGCCCGGCCTGCTCCATCAGCTCGACCTCGTAGGACTCCTTGCGGATGCGCTGGTCGAGATACTGCAGGTTGGTCACCGCGCCGGTGAACGGGGTCGCGATCGCGGCGGCCACCACGGTGGCGAGGGCGTTGCCGGTGATCGTCGCCAGGAAGTAGAGGTCGGGCACCGCGACGCTGACCACGCTGGCGATGATGCTGATCGGGAAGCCGATGATCTGTGAGGCGAACCCGGCGATGATCGAGGCGAGCAGAGCGATGCCGAGCAGCCGCCAGAACTGGCCCTTCGAGAGCTGCCAGGCGCGCCGGACCGCACCGATGACGCCGGTGCGCTCGAGCATGAGCGACGGCACCGCGAGCAGGTAGAAGCGCACCGAGACGAAGACCGCGGCGACGAACAGCAGCAACCCCAGGAGGACACCGGCCAGGATCGCCCGGAGCGGGCTGTCCTGGACGACCGCCACCAGCACGATGAGCGCCACCGCGACCCCGAGGGCGAGCAGCGCGACGCCGGCGAACAGCACCGCGAGCCCGATCAACCGCCAGCGGTTGCCGTGGGTGGCGGCCCACGCCTGGGTGAGGGTGAGCTTCTTGCCGATCGCCGCCGCGTGGGCGACGTGGGAGATCATCCCGGCGACCAAGATGGTGCCGAAGCCCTGCAGGATCATGCCCACGAGCAGCGACCCGACCGCGGCCACGATCCCGACGACCTCGGCACCGCCGGGTTGGTAGTCGGGGTCCTCGAGCGCGGACCCGAAGGTCTTGAGGCTGTCGCCGGTGAACGTCATCGTGCCGGTCACGACCAGCGGGATGGCCATCGCCACGGCCGCGACGAGGACGGAGGCGCCGACCGTGGCGCCGGGGTTGAAGCGTACGAGCCGGAAGGCGCCGTCGAGCATGTCGCCGAGCCCCAGCGGACGCAGCGGGACGGCTCCCGGCTTGTGTGCCGGTGGCAGCTGTTGGGGCCAGGCCGGCGGGGTCGCGAACTGGGTCGGGGTCGGCGGGGTCGCCGCACCCTGTTGAGGTTGCTCACCCGGCGGGGGTGGCCACGCTCCTGACATGCTGATGCTCCTCGTCGCGACGTCCGGCGATTGCTCGG
The sequence above is drawn from the Nocardioides albertanoniae genome and encodes:
- a CDS encoding DUF4350 domain-containing protein — encoded protein: MSAAADAEVSGPTTAEQGRFRRHRPLLIVALAFVVAVVLAYVATPKGGDSYAPLDPESPDPDGTRALVEVLEEHGVDVEIVRSAKALDDTRIGAETTVFVTGTNALGERTADRLRERAGGVDDLILAAPEPYVSAMLDIPYQVAQTSDSVEADCDDRRWKGLSIQADEIAAYDGGSCFPHQDGAVLAPADDLTVWGAPQVLTNEQILRADNATVALRLLGGADHLVWYVPSLDDVAPGEGSSPASLLPDWIRPGLWIVVLTVIALALARGRRLGPLAVEPLPVHVRAGETTRSLGRLYRRSGDRSHAAATLRHASRSRLTRTLRLGRDATSEAVVRAVARRTGRAEVDISALLLDGTSLTTDHDLITLANALAALEEEVRNP
- a CDS encoding DUF4129 domain-containing protein, which codes for MILAQPTPPLTPTPEEGRSWLRRELADPEYHDLDLVQRIMRWIERTLSGGLPSAGDMPWAQTVAAMVVFALLLVGIGLLVSRARRSPRAARDRNGDVLTDESLSAAALRQRAEAAYGAGDHGTAVVEGFRALARRQVERGRLADDPGLTAAEVAASLEREVAAVDGRAVRAAELFDEVLYGDHPATREQAEGVLALEQELAVAR
- a CDS encoding glycerophosphoryl diester phosphodiesterase membrane domain-containing protein codes for the protein MSGAWPPPPGEQPQQGAATPPTPTQFATPPAWPQQLPPAHKPGAVPLRPLGLGDMLDGAFRLVRFNPGATVGASVLVAAVAMAIPLVVTGTMTFTGDSLKTFGSALEDPDYQPGGAEVVGIVAAVGSLLVGMILQGFGTILVAGMISHVAHAAAIGKKLTLTQAWAATHGNRWRLIGLAVLFAGVALLALGVAVALIVLVAVVQDSPLRAILAGVLLGLLLFVAAVFVSVRFYLLAVPSLMLERTGVIGAVRRAWQLSKGQFWRLLGIALLASIIAGFASQIIGFPISIIASVVSVAVPDLYFLATITGNALATVVAAAIATPFTGAVTNLQYLDQRIRKESYEVELMEQAGLLSR